The DNA sequence GCGTTGGCGATCAGTTTGATGGGATGTTTGAGCGCGACGTCGACGTGCGAGCGGGCCACCGAGTGCAGCCAGCCCAGGGTGCCCTCGTTACGAGCCAGGTCTGCGGGCAGCGGCGGAACCCCGAGGTCGGCCAGCGTCTTGGCGACGAATTCACGGTGCGCCTGCGGGACCAGCTTGTCGATGTCGACCGCGGTGCCCTCGGTGGGGATCTTCGCCGGCATCACCACATCGACGCCGTACGGCCTTCCGTCGGTGTTCTCGTCCATCCACTGCAGGGTGGCCTCGAGCTCATCGGAGTGGTTAAACCGCACGCAGCCCAGCACGCCCATGCCGCCGGCCCGGGTCACCGCCGCGGCCACCTTCTCCGAGGGCGTGAAGGCGAAGATCGGGTAGTCGATGCCAAACCGGTCGCACAGGTCGGTGCGCATCAGCTGGTGGCCCCCACATGTTTGGCGTGAACGTCGTCGGCGGGGCGCAGCTCGGTCTGTTCCTTGGCCCACTTGTAGTCGGGCTTGCCGGCCGGGGAACGCTTCACCGCGTCGACTATCCACAGGCTGCGCGGCACCTTGTAGCCGGCAATCTCCTTGCGCACGAACGCATCCAGATCGGCCAGCGTCGGCCGGGTGCCCTCGCGGGGCGCGACGACGGCGGCCACGTGGTTGCCGAACCGGGGATCGGGCACCCCGACCACCAGCGCGTCGAACACGTCGGGGTGGCCCTTGAGCGCGGCCTCCACCTCTTCGGGATAGACCTTTTCACCGCCGGTGTTGATCGAGACCGAGCCGCGGCCCAGCATCGTCACGGTGCCGTCCTCCTCGACCGTGGCGTAGTCGCCCGGGATGGCGTAGCGCACCCCGTTGATGGTCCGGAACGTCTCGGCGGTCTTCTTCTCGTCCTTGTAGTAGCCCACCGGGATGTGGCCGCGCTTGGCGATGATGCCGCGAACGCCGGAGCCGGGCTTGACCTCGTTACCGTCTTCGTCGAGCACGACGGTGTTCTTGTCGATGGTCACCCGCGGGCCACCGGCCTGGTGGGCACCCTTCTCCACCACACTGCTGCCACCGAAGCCGGTCTCCGAGGAGCCGATCGAGTCGGTGATGATGCGGTTGGGCAGCAGGTCGAGGAACTTCTCCTTCAGGCTCGGCGAGAACAGCGCGGCAGTGCTGGCGAGCAGGAACAGCGAGGACAGGTCACGGTCGTCGATCGTGCTCTCCAGGGCGTCCAGCAGCGGGCGGCCCATGGCGTCACCGGTGAAGAACAACAGGTTCGCCTTGTGTTTCTCGATGAGGTTCCACACCTCGTGGGCGTCGAACTCCGGCGCCAGGATGGTGGTCGAACCGGTGAACAGCGCGCCCCAGGTGGCCGACTGGGTGGCGCCGTGGATCATCGGCGGGATCGGGAAGCGCACCAGCGGCGCACCCGCGGCAGCCTGCCTGGACAGGTCGTACTCGTCCTTGATGTACTCGCCGGTGGCAAAGTCAGTGCCGCCCAACAATACTCGGTACATGTCCTCGTGCCGCCACATGACGCCCTTGGGGAATCCCGTCGTGCCACCGGTGTACAGCAGGTAGATGTCGTCGGCGCTGCGCTCGGGGAAGTCGCGCTCCGGGGAACCCTGGGCGATGGCCTCGTAGAACTCCACACCGCCGTAACGCTGGTAATCCTCGTCGGTGCCGTCTTCGACGACCAGAACGGTCTTCACATTCGGCGTCTCGGGCAGCACATTGGCCACCCGGTCGGCGTACTGGCGCTCGTGCACCAGCGCGACCATGTCGGAGTTGGAGAACATGTACTTCAACTCGGCCTCGACGTACCGGAAGTTGATGTTGACCATGACCGCGCCGGCCTTCACGATGCCGAGCATCGCGATGACGATCTCGATGCGGTTGCGGCAGTACAGGCCGACCTTGTCGTCCTTCTTGACGCC is a window from the Mycolicibacterium anyangense genome containing:
- a CDS encoding acyl-CoA synthetase — translated: MALNIADLAEHAIDAVPDRVALICGDDQITYGELEEKANRFAHYLIDHGVKKDDKVGLYCRNRIEIVIAMLGIVKAGAVMVNINFRYVEAELKYMFSNSDMVALVHERQYADRVANVLPETPNVKTVLVVEDGTDEDYQRYGGVEFYEAIAQGSPERDFPERSADDIYLLYTGGTTGFPKGVMWRHEDMYRVLLGGTDFATGEYIKDEYDLSRQAAAGAPLVRFPIPPMIHGATQSATWGALFTGSTTILAPEFDAHEVWNLIEKHKANLLFFTGDAMGRPLLDALESTIDDRDLSSLFLLASTAALFSPSLKEKFLDLLPNRIITDSIGSSETGFGGSSVVEKGAHQAGGPRVTIDKNTVVLDEDGNEVKPGSGVRGIIAKRGHIPVGYYKDEKKTAETFRTINGVRYAIPGDYATVEEDGTVTMLGRGSVSINTGGEKVYPEEVEAALKGHPDVFDALVVGVPDPRFGNHVAAVVAPREGTRPTLADLDAFVRKEIAGYKVPRSLWIVDAVKRSPAGKPDYKWAKEQTELRPADDVHAKHVGATS